One genomic region from Acidobacteriota bacterium encodes:
- the dnaK gene encoding molecular chaperone DnaK, whose protein sequence is MAKIIGIDLGTTNSCVAVMEGGEPKVIPNEEGGRTTPSIVAFTKSGERLVGQVAKRQAITNPENTIYSIKRFMGRRYDEVSEELKMVPYKVVQDGDHVAVEAAGKKYTPPEISAYILMKLKKAAEDYLGEKVTEAVITVPAYFNDAQRQATKDAGKIAGLEVKRIINEPTAAALAYGLDKKKNETIAVYDFGGGTFDISILEVGEGIIEVKSTNGDTHLGGDNIDQRIVDWLIDEFRKNEGLDLRAKGNEMALQRLRDAAERAKIELSTTMETEINLPFITADASGPKHLVKKLTRGKLEEMVRDIIDRSIPPCKQAMKDAGVEASKIDEVVLVGGQTRMPRIQQLVKELFGKEPHKGVNPDEVVAIGAAIQGGVLQGDVKDLLLLDVTPLTLSIETLGGVATAMIPRNTTIPTRKTETFSTAADNQTSVEVHVLQGERPLARDNRTLGKFHLTGLPPAPRGVPQIQVTFDIDANGILNVTAKDTATGKDQKITITSSSGLSKEEVERMAKDAEAHADEDKKRREEIEARNQLDALVYSVEKMLREQGDKISQAERGDVENALADAKKSLDGTDPAAMNSAREKLTAASHKLAEAMYKAAQPAGGDSQSGGPHPGANGAASGSASGGEKKKDEGVIDAEYVDVEDKK, encoded by the coding sequence ATGGCAAAGATCATTGGTATTGATTTGGGCACAACGAATTCGTGCGTCGCCGTCATGGAAGGCGGCGAACCGAAGGTGATTCCCAACGAAGAAGGCGGACGCACCACGCCTTCCATCGTGGCATTCACTAAATCCGGCGAGCGTTTGGTGGGCCAAGTGGCAAAGCGCCAGGCCATCACCAACCCGGAGAACACGATCTACTCGATCAAGCGCTTCATGGGACGTCGTTACGACGAAGTCAGTGAAGAGCTGAAGATGGTGCCCTACAAGGTCGTGCAGGATGGCGACCACGTCGCGGTCGAAGCCGCGGGCAAGAAGTACACCCCGCCGGAGATCTCCGCGTACATCCTGATGAAACTGAAGAAGGCGGCCGAAGACTATCTCGGCGAGAAGGTCACCGAAGCCGTGATCACCGTGCCGGCATACTTCAACGACGCGCAGCGCCAGGCAACGAAAGACGCCGGCAAGATCGCCGGTCTCGAGGTGAAGCGCATCATCAACGAGCCTACGGCGGCGGCGCTCGCCTACGGCCTCGACAAGAAAAAGAACGAGACCATCGCGGTCTACGACTTCGGCGGCGGCACTTTCGATATCTCCATCCTCGAAGTCGGCGAAGGCATCATCGAGGTGAAGTCCACCAACGGCGACACCCACCTCGGCGGCGACAACATCGACCAGCGCATCGTGGACTGGCTCATCGACGAGTTCCGCAAGAACGAAGGCCTTGACCTGCGCGCCAAGGGCAACGAGATGGCGCTGCAGCGGCTGCGTGACGCGGCCGAGCGCGCCAAGATCGAGCTCTCCACCACCATGGAGACCGAGATCAATCTTCCCTTCATCACCGCGGACGCCTCCGGGCCGAAGCACCTGGTGAAGAAACTCACCCGCGGCAAGCTCGAAGAGATGGTGCGCGACATCATCGACCGCAGCATCCCGCCGTGCAAGCAGGCGATGAAGGATGCCGGCGTCGAAGCCAGCAAGATCGACGAAGTCGTGCTCGTCGGCGGACAGACCCGCATGCCGCGCATCCAGCAGCTGGTCAAGGAACTCTTTGGCAAAGAGCCGCACAAGGGCGTGAATCCCGACGAGGTCGTCGCCATCGGCGCGGCCATCCAGGGTGGCGTGCTCCAGGGCGACGTGAAAGACCTGCTCTTGCTCGACGTCACTCCGCTCACGCTCTCCATCGAGACGCTGGGCGGCGTGGCTACGGCGATGATCCCGCGCAACACGACCATCCCCACGCGCAAGACGGAGACCTTCTCCACCGCGGCCGACAATCAGACGTCGGTCGAGGTCCACGTGTTGCAGGGGGAACGGCCGCTGGCGCGCGATAACCGCACTCTCGGCAAGTTCCACCTCACCGGCCTCCCGCCGGCTCCGCGTGGCGTGCCGCAGATCCAGGTGACTTTCGACATCGACGCCAACGGCATCCTCAACGTCACGGCGAAGGACACCGCGACGGGCAAGGACCAGAAGATCACCATCACCTCTTCTTCCGGCCTTTCCAAGGAAGAAGTGGAGCGCATGGCGAAGGACGCAGAGGCGCACGCCGACGAAGACAAGAAGCGGCGTGAAGAGATCGAAGCCCGCAACCAGCTCGACGCATTGGTCTACTCGGTCGAGAAGATGCTGCGCGAACAGGGCGACAAGATCTCGCAGGCTGAACGCGGCGATGTGGAGAACGCTCTTGCAGACGCGAAGAAGTCGCTCGATGGCACTGACCCTGCGGCGATGAACTCCGCCCGCGAGAAGCTGACCGCAGCGTCGCACAAGTTGGCCGAAGCCATGTACAAGGCCGCGCAGCCGGCGGGTGGCGATAGCCAGTCCGGCGGCCCACACCCGGGCGCCAATGGCGCGGCGTCTGGGTCAGCATCGGGCGGCGAGAAGAAGAAAGACGAAGGCGTGATCGACGCCGAGTACGTTGACGTCGAAGACAAGAAGTAA
- a CDS encoding nuclear transport factor 2 family protein → MRRLTTIIVLLLASAFAQTAFSQTTHAPAEPELRKLLAHFLAAASHSPSTSADREMFDRFFADDVLYTRSAGATTTKTEIMKSLYEAADPKAPTATFSAEDVTVHQYGNIAIVAFRLVQKVSDGTSNEFRNTGTFQRRKGKWQAIAWQATKIPAKDQPK, encoded by the coding sequence ATGCGACGACTAACCACCATCATCGTCCTATTGCTCGCGTCGGCCTTCGCGCAGACAGCCTTCTCGCAAACGACGCACGCCCCCGCGGAGCCCGAGCTCAGGAAGCTGCTCGCCCATTTTCTCGCCGCCGCTTCGCATTCGCCCTCGACCAGCGCCGACCGGGAGATGTTCGACCGCTTCTTTGCCGACGACGTCCTCTACACGCGCTCCGCCGGCGCCACCACCACGAAGACCGAGATCATGAAGTCGCTCTACGAGGCTGCCGATCCCAAAGCCCCCACCGCCACCTTCAGCGCGGAAGACGTCACCGTACATCAATACGGGAACATCGCCATCGTGGCGTTCAGACTGGTGCAGAAGGTCAGTGACGGCACCAGCAACGAGTTCCGCAACACTGGAACGTTCCAGCGCCGTAAGGGAAAGTGGCAGGCGATCGCGTGGCAGGCAACGAAGATCCCGGCGAAGGACCAGCCGAAATAG